The following are from one region of the Mesorhizobium sp. B2-8-5 genome:
- a CDS encoding class I SAM-dependent methyltransferase: MAGEKVDMTGARETLLMTLYGKALESRLPNSLLQDRFADEAVRKIDYDFARLKVDGNLGLGFAIRAKTLDVCVADFLARYPDAIVLHLGCGLDTRIFRVDPPQGVDWFDVDYPDVVELRRRLYPSRDRYHLIASSVTEPGWLAAVPRNRLAIVAAEGLTPYLPAEEGPRLLARLVSHLAGGELMFDAYSRFGLKLMRLNPAIKATGAEVHWAIEDPRELERAVPKLRFIGEIPSYKPEQGARLGWSARLFVGLWKLIPAMRKVGRLLRYRF, from the coding sequence ATGGCCGGCGAAAAGGTCGATATGACCGGGGCAAGGGAAACCTTGCTGATGACGCTCTACGGCAAGGCGCTGGAGAGCCGGCTGCCCAATTCATTGCTTCAGGATCGCTTCGCCGACGAGGCGGTGCGCAAGATCGACTATGATTTCGCAAGGCTCAAGGTCGACGGCAATCTCGGGCTGGGATTTGCAATCAGGGCGAAGACACTGGACGTCTGCGTCGCGGATTTCCTCGCAAGATATCCGGACGCGATCGTGCTGCATCTGGGATGCGGGCTCGATACGCGGATATTTCGCGTCGACCCGCCGCAAGGCGTCGACTGGTTCGACGTCGACTATCCGGACGTCGTCGAGCTCAGGCGCAGGCTCTATCCGTCCAGGGACCGTTATCATCTGATCGCTTCCTCGGTGACCGAACCGGGCTGGCTGGCCGCGGTGCCCCGCAATCGCCTGGCGATCGTGGCGGCCGAAGGGCTGACACCCTATCTTCCAGCCGAGGAGGGACCGCGGCTGCTTGCGCGGCTTGTCTCGCATCTTGCCGGCGGCGAGCTGATGTTCGACGCCTATAGCCGGTTCGGCCTGAAGCTGATGCGCCTCAATCCGGCCATCAAGGCGACCGGCGCCGAAGTTCATTGGGCCATAGAGGATCCGCGCGAATTGGAGCGGGCGGTGCCCAAACTTCGCTTCATCGGCGAGATCCCATCCTACAAGCCGGAGCAAGGGGCGCGCCTGGGCTGGTCGGCGCGTCTGTTCGTCGGTCTCTGGAAGCTCATCCCAGCGATGCGCAAGGTCGGCAGGCTGTTGCGCTACCGGTTCTGA
- a CDS encoding DUF2244 domain-containing protein, which yields MSDTNASFQADEPFFQALLTPHRSLGRTGFLILMGALLFGWAVTGAFFLAHGAWPVFGFFGLDVIAVYIAFRANYRAARAREEISVSRTSLDIRKTAPSGRSEAHHFNPFWTRFSIARHSEIGITKMAVEAQGKSVAIGGFLNPDDRESFATAFSRALATAKTR from the coding sequence ATGAGCGACACAAACGCCTCGTTCCAGGCCGACGAGCCATTTTTCCAGGCCTTGCTGACGCCGCACCGCTCGCTCGGCCGCACCGGCTTCCTGATCCTGATGGGAGCGCTTCTGTTCGGCTGGGCGGTCACCGGCGCCTTCTTCCTGGCGCACGGCGCCTGGCCGGTGTTCGGCTTCTTCGGCCTCGACGTGATCGCCGTCTACATCGCCTTCCGCGCCAATTACCGGGCCGCGCGCGCCCGCGAGGAAATCTCGGTCTCGCGCACCAGTCTCGACATTCGCAAGACAGCGCCGTCCGGTCGTTCGGAAGCGCATCATTTCAATCCGTTCTGGACGCGGTTTTCGATCGCCCGCCACAGCGAGATCGGCATCACCAAGATGGCCGTCGAAGCGCAGGGCAAGAGCGTGGCGATCGGCGGCTTCCTCAATCCCGACGATCGCGAGAGTTTTGCCACAGCCTTCTCGCGCGCGCTGGCGACCGCCAAGACACGCTGA
- the nth gene encoding endonuclease III: protein MAPPKSKKSVAVKKSQPSTAGGSRAPGRRPRKAGSRSLYSPAEVHEIFRRFSVQRPEPKGELDYVNAFTLLVAVVLSAQATDAGVNKATKALFAAADTPAKMLALGEAKVGDYIRTIGLWRNKAKNVIALSKALIDDHAGQVPQDRDELVKLPGVGRKTANVVLNVAFGEHTMAVDTHIFRIGNRIGLAPGKTPEQVEEGLLKVIPAEFMRHAHHWLILHGRYVCKARKPDCPACVIADICKSKEKTTDVPAPLVPIAPLDETFPAEA, encoded by the coding sequence ATGGCGCCTCCCAAGTCGAAAAAATCCGTAGCTGTCAAAAAGTCTCAACCCTCCACTGCCGGTGGCAGCCGGGCGCCTGGTCGGCGGCCGCGAAAGGCCGGCTCGCGGTCGCTCTATAGCCCCGCCGAGGTGCATGAGATCTTCCGGCGCTTTTCCGTGCAGCGGCCTGAGCCGAAAGGCGAGCTCGACTATGTCAACGCCTTCACGCTGCTGGTCGCGGTGGTGCTGTCCGCGCAAGCGACGGACGCCGGCGTCAACAAGGCGACGAAGGCGCTGTTCGCGGCGGCCGACACGCCGGCCAAGATGCTGGCGCTGGGCGAGGCCAAGGTCGGCGATTACATCCGCACCATCGGTCTGTGGCGCAACAAGGCGAAGAACGTGATCGCGCTGTCGAAGGCGCTGATCGACGACCATGCGGGCCAGGTGCCGCAGGATCGCGACGAGCTGGTGAAGCTGCCGGGCGTCGGACGCAAGACCGCCAATGTCGTGCTCAACGTCGCCTTCGGCGAGCACACCATGGCGGTCGACACGCATATCTTCCGCATCGGCAACCGGATCGGGCTGGCACCGGGCAAGACGCCGGAGCAGGTCGAAGAAGGGCTGCTCAAGGTCATCCCGGCTGAATTCATGCGCCATGCGCATCACTGGTTGATCCTGCACGGCCGCTATGTCTGCAAGGCGCGCAAGCCCGATTGCCCGGCCTGCGTCATCGCCGATATCTGCAAGTCCAAGGAAAAGACCACCGACGTGCCGGCCCCGCTGGTGCCGATCGCGCCGCTGGACGAGACGTTTCCGGCCGAGGCCTAA
- a CDS encoding DUF2214 family protein encodes MDTTDLLLAIAHHLLVFSLAGIIGAEFVLVRGDLAAATLKRLDRHYGIVAALIVIVGVCRVFFGLKGWEFYVYNWMFWAKMAAFAIVGLLSIVPTMRFLSWNKQASGNPSFAVPAAELASVKNYVRAEGFIFLLIPVFAAAMARGYGY; translated from the coding sequence ATGGACACCACAGACCTGTTGCTGGCGATCGCGCATCACCTTCTGGTGTTCTCGCTGGCCGGCATCATCGGCGCGGAGTTCGTGCTGGTGCGCGGCGATCTGGCGGCGGCGACGCTGAAGCGCCTCGACCGCCACTACGGCATCGTCGCCGCGCTCATCGTCATCGTCGGCGTCTGCCGGGTGTTCTTCGGTCTGAAAGGCTGGGAATTCTACGTCTACAATTGGATGTTCTGGGCAAAGATGGCGGCCTTCGCCATCGTCGGCCTGCTGTCGATCGTGCCGACCATGCGCTTCCTCTCCTGGAACAAGCAGGCGAGCGGCAATCCGTCTTTCGCGGTGCCGGCGGCGGAATTGGCCTCGGTGAAGAACTATGTCCGCGCCGAGGGCTTCATCTTCCTGCTCATTCCGGTTTTTGCCGCGGCCATGGCGCGCGGCTACGGTTATTAG
- a CDS encoding GNAT family N-acetyltransferase, giving the protein MSIRTEAGVPLLETARTVLRPHRLDDFETYAVMWAEPAVTRFIGGKPRTREESWMRFLRHAGLWSLIGYGFWAIEDKETKRFIGEAGFHDLKREIEPSIEGVPEAGWALASEAHGQGLASEVVGRIVAWSDEALGQARTVCIIDPENGASLKVAEKNGYREILRTTYHEKPTILLERPAGSSGAKA; this is encoded by the coding sequence ATGAGCATCAGGACGGAAGCCGGCGTGCCGCTTCTCGAAACAGCGCGCACCGTTTTGCGGCCGCACAGGCTGGACGATTTTGAAACCTATGCCGTCATGTGGGCGGAGCCCGCCGTCACCCGTTTCATCGGCGGCAAGCCGCGCACGCGCGAGGAGAGCTGGATGCGCTTCCTGCGCCATGCCGGCCTGTGGTCGCTGATCGGCTACGGTTTCTGGGCGATCGAGGACAAGGAGACGAAGCGCTTCATCGGCGAGGCCGGGTTCCACGATCTGAAGCGTGAGATCGAGCCGTCGATCGAAGGCGTGCCGGAGGCAGGCTGGGCGCTGGCCTCAGAGGCGCATGGCCAGGGGCTTGCAAGCGAAGTCGTCGGGCGGATCGTCGCCTGGAGCGACGAGGCGTTGGGGCAGGCGAGAACCGTCTGCATCATCGATCCGGAAAACGGCGCGTCGCTCAAGGTGGCCGAGAAGAACGGCTATCGCGAAATCCTGCGCACCACCTATCACGAAAAGCCGACGATCCTGTTGGAGAGGCCGGCCGGATCGAGCGGCGCCAAGGCCTAA
- a CDS encoding EAL domain-containing protein gives MKLSSTDAAPRLIGLVWPFVAVVLIQALVATLSLHTLSAVRAYVGGESQWSKGQKHAIYFLSLYADTGRGEYFSEYRQAIAVPLADRAARLALEQAEPDANAARLGFLGGNNHPDDVAGMIWLFRNFRAVSYLDIAIRHWATADEMILAIESLGDDMHRRLENGPASTAEISLWKAQIHQLDLRIGPLSKAFSDSLGEGSRFIKMALTAANLATAALLILLAVWRTRKLMKQRQAFQNALNAERERAQITLASIGQAVISTDAEGRLDYMNAGAERLLACSLAAAKGRPVASLFRLVDKDSGVEETDLVPRLLAGEPRRSNVRPQLLERPDGSVVPVALNGAPLIVSGTILGCVLALHDMTREQDYIERLSWQASHDALTGLVNRRDFENRLASAISEAPERPRRHALMYLDLDQFKLVNDTCGHAAGDQLLRQISVLLANELPPGDILARLGGDEFGVLLFDCDTDCAAATAERLRATVQDLHFSWEGRPFNTSVSIGMVEVANVGMTLEEVLRAADVACYMAKEKGRNRVQIHSDGDTALRERFGEMAWVQRLHAALDENRFRLHAQEIAPLRDDIAEPGAHIEILLRLTDDDGSFVTPQSFIPAAERYGLMPAIDRWVVRNAFATLAARRADPRATPISTCAINLSGATFGDETFLGFMREQFAAHAIAPETICLEITETSAIANLTEAMRFIADLRGLGCRFALDDFGSGMSSFAYLKHLPVDYLKIDGGFVKDMLDDRIDRAMVEMIHHIGKVTGKRTIAEFVESDGIVEALKAIGVDYAQGYAIARPQPFDAVTVLHGGHTAQGAVTDAWDTLAKTLRRKAG, from the coding sequence ATGAAGCTGTCATCGACCGATGCCGCCCCGCGTCTCATCGGGCTGGTCTGGCCTTTCGTCGCGGTCGTCCTGATCCAGGCACTGGTTGCGACGCTTAGCCTCCACACGCTGTCAGCTGTCCGCGCCTATGTCGGCGGCGAAAGCCAATGGTCGAAGGGACAGAAGCACGCCATCTATTTCCTCAGCCTTTATGCCGACACCGGCCGGGGAGAGTATTTCAGCGAATATCGTCAAGCCATCGCCGTGCCGCTGGCCGATCGCGCCGCGCGGCTTGCGCTCGAACAGGCCGAGCCCGACGCGAATGCGGCCAGGCTCGGCTTTCTTGGCGGCAACAACCATCCCGACGATGTCGCCGGCATGATCTGGCTGTTCCGGAATTTTCGCGCCGTGAGCTATCTCGACATCGCCATCCGCCACTGGGCTACGGCCGACGAAATGATCCTCGCCATCGAAAGCCTTGGCGACGACATGCATCGCAGGCTCGAGAACGGACCGGCCTCGACGGCCGAGATCAGTCTCTGGAAGGCGCAAATCCACCAGCTCGATCTCCGGATCGGGCCGCTCTCCAAAGCCTTTTCCGACAGTCTGGGCGAGGGATCGCGCTTCATCAAGATGGCGCTGACGGCGGCCAATCTCGCCACCGCCGCACTGCTTATCCTGCTTGCCGTCTGGCGCACGCGCAAGCTGATGAAACAACGCCAGGCCTTCCAGAACGCTCTCAATGCCGAGCGCGAGCGTGCCCAGATCACATTGGCTTCGATCGGCCAGGCCGTCATCAGCACCGATGCCGAGGGGCGGCTGGACTATATGAATGCCGGAGCGGAAAGGCTGCTTGCCTGTTCGCTCGCCGCCGCCAAGGGCAGGCCGGTCGCCTCATTGTTCCGGCTCGTCGACAAGGACAGCGGCGTCGAGGAGACCGATCTGGTCCCGCGCCTGCTGGCGGGCGAGCCGCGCCGCTCCAATGTGCGCCCGCAGCTTCTGGAGCGTCCCGACGGTTCGGTCGTGCCGGTGGCGCTGAACGGTGCTCCGCTGATCGTCTCCGGCACGATCCTGGGGTGCGTCCTTGCCCTGCACGACATGACACGTGAGCAGGACTATATCGAGCGGCTGTCGTGGCAGGCATCGCATGATGCGCTGACCGGTCTCGTCAACCGCCGCGACTTCGAGAACCGTCTGGCGAGCGCGATCTCCGAAGCGCCGGAAAGGCCCCGCCGGCACGCGCTGATGTATCTCGACCTCGATCAGTTCAAACTGGTCAACGATACCTGCGGCCATGCCGCCGGCGACCAGCTGCTGCGCCAGATCTCGGTGCTGCTCGCCAATGAGCTGCCGCCCGGCGACATCCTGGCGAGACTGGGCGGCGACGAGTTCGGCGTGCTGCTCTTCGATTGCGATACCGACTGTGCCGCCGCCACCGCCGAACGGTTGCGCGCGACGGTCCAGGATCTGCACTTTTCCTGGGAAGGTCGTCCCTTCAACACCAGCGTCAGCATCGGCATGGTCGAAGTCGCCAATGTCGGCATGACGCTGGAGGAGGTGCTGCGCGCCGCCGATGTCGCCTGCTACATGGCCAAGGAAAAGGGCCGCAACCGCGTCCAGATCCACAGCGACGGCGACACGGCGTTGCGCGAGCGCTTCGGCGAGATGGCCTGGGTGCAGCGCCTGCATGCCGCACTGGACGAGAACCGCTTCAGGCTGCATGCGCAGGAGATCGCGCCGCTGCGGGACGATATTGCCGAGCCAGGCGCGCATATCGAAATCCTGCTCAGGCTGACCGACGACGACGGCAGCTTCGTCACCCCGCAGAGCTTCATTCCGGCGGCGGAGCGCTACGGATTGATGCCCGCGATCGATCGCTGGGTGGTGCGCAACGCTTTCGCCACATTGGCGGCCAGACGCGCCGATCCGCGCGCGACGCCGATATCCACCTGCGCGATCAATCTCTCCGGCGCCACGTTCGGCGACGAAACGTTTCTCGGCTTCATGCGCGAGCAGTTCGCCGCGCACGCCATTGCGCCCGAAACGATCTGCCTGGAGATCACCGAAACCAGCGCCATCGCCAATCTGACCGAGGCCATGCGTTTCATCGCCGACCTGCGCGGGCTGGGCTGCCGCTTCGCGCTCGACGATTTCGGCTCCGGCATGTCGTCCTTCGCCTATCTGAAGCATTTGCCGGTCGATTACCTCAAGATCGACGGCGGCTTCGTCAAGGACATGCTCGACGACCGCATCGATCGCGCGATGGTCGAGATGATCCATCATATCGGCAAGGTGACCGGAAAACGCACCATCGCCGAATTCGTCGAAAGCGACGGCATCGTCGAAGCCTTGAAAGCGATCGGCGTCGATTACGCACAGGGCTATGCGATCGCGCGACCCCAGCCATTCGACGCGGTCACGGTCCTGCACGGCGGGCACACGGCACAGGGTGCGGTGACGGATGCCTGGGACACGCTGGCCAAGACCCTGCGCCGCAAAGCTGGTTAG
- a CDS encoding DUF1801 domain-containing protein yields MQEGSAQDDRSASELIDGRIKELGDWRGETLARLRALIRQAAPEAVETWKWRGVPVWEDAGMICTGETYKTVVKLTFAKGAALSDPKKLFNSSLEGNTRRAIDFKEGDAVDADALKALVREAVALNKSKTKR; encoded by the coding sequence ATGCAAGAAGGCAGCGCGCAGGACGACAGGTCTGCATCCGAGCTGATCGACGGAAGGATCAAGGAACTCGGCGACTGGCGCGGCGAGACGCTTGCCCGGCTCCGCGCCCTGATCAGGCAAGCCGCGCCGGAGGCCGTCGAGACATGGAAATGGCGCGGCGTGCCGGTCTGGGAGGATGCCGGCATGATCTGCACCGGCGAGACCTACAAGACCGTCGTCAAGCTGACCTTCGCCAAAGGCGCGGCGCTGTCCGATCCCAAGAAGCTCTTCAACTCCAGCCTCGAAGGCAACACCAGGCGCGCCATCGATTTCAAGGAGGGCGACGCGGTCGACGCCGATGCCCTGAAGGCGCTCGTCCGCGAAGCCGTGGCCCTCAACAAATCCAAGACCAAGCGCTGA
- a CDS encoding DUF1801 domain-containing protein, with amino-acid sequence MAKAKAKVARSVDAEPVLLSGGNPQIAKGYGDAPVQAYIAAMPGWKSEVGRRLDQLIVEAVPNVQKAVKWNSPFYGMEGEGWFLGVHCFARYIKVAFFRGLSLTPVPPVESRSKDTRYFHIHESDRLDEEQFVSWVKQASQLPGERM; translated from the coding sequence ATGGCGAAGGCAAAAGCAAAGGTTGCGCGATCCGTGGACGCGGAACCTGTCCTGCTTTCAGGCGGCAACCCGCAGATCGCCAAGGGCTATGGCGACGCGCCCGTCCAGGCCTATATCGCGGCGATGCCGGGCTGGAAGAGCGAGGTCGGGCGCCGGCTCGACCAGCTCATCGTTGAGGCCGTTCCCAACGTGCAGAAGGCCGTCAAATGGAACTCTCCCTTCTACGGAATGGAAGGCGAAGGCTGGTTCCTCGGCGTCCATTGCTTCGCCAGATACATCAAGGTGGCCTTCTTCCGCGGCCTGTCGCTCACGCCCGTGCCGCCCGTCGAATCCAGGAGCAAGGATACGCGCTATTTCCACATCCATGAGAGCGACCGGCTCGACGAGGAGCAATTCGTTTCCTGGGTGAAGCAGGCGAGCCAGTTGCCCGGTGAACGGATGTAA
- a CDS encoding VOC family protein produces MKIRLTSIYVDDQEKALRFYTDVLGFTKKADFTNGPFRWLTVTSPDDPDGTELQLALNDNPAAKTYQQAIFKQGQPALMLFTDDIKSDHERIKANGGSFAMAPTAVTGATIAQLNDTCGNLIQLSQLARW; encoded by the coding sequence ATGAAGATCAGGCTGACCAGCATCTATGTCGACGACCAGGAAAAGGCTCTTCGTTTCTACACCGACGTCCTGGGCTTCACCAAGAAGGCCGACTTCACCAACGGGCCTTTTCGCTGGCTGACAGTCACCTCGCCTGACGATCCGGACGGCACTGAACTGCAGTTGGCCCTCAACGACAATCCGGCTGCAAAGACTTATCAGCAGGCCATCTTCAAGCAGGGCCAGCCGGCCCTGATGCTGTTCACCGACGACATCAAGAGCGACCATGAGCGCATCAAGGCCAATGGCGGCAGCTTTGCCATGGCGCCGACCGCGGTGACCGGCGCGACCATCGCCCAGCTCAACGACACCTGCGGCAACCTCATTCAGCTTTCGCAGCTGGCGCGCTGGTAG
- a CDS encoding SRPBCC family protein, with the protein MNEVPAATRSVIVEREIPFPPEKIWRALTQPHLIEEWLMKNSFKPVVDHRFNLSAEWGGVDCQVRTVEPNRTLSYSWDTKDLESVVTWTLTPTGTGTHLRMEQVGFRTDQEPYYRGATVGWKRNFTALEQLLSRID; encoded by the coding sequence ATGAATGAAGTGCCGGCCGCAACGCGCTCCGTCATCGTCGAGCGCGAGATACCTTTTCCGCCGGAAAAGATCTGGCGCGCGCTCACCCAACCGCATCTCATCGAGGAGTGGCTGATGAAGAACAGCTTCAAGCCGGTCGTGGACCATCGCTTCAATCTGAGCGCCGAATGGGGAGGCGTCGACTGCCAAGTGCGGACGGTCGAGCCCAACAGGACCCTGTCCTACAGCTGGGACACCAAGGACCTCGAGAGCGTCGTCACCTGGACGCTCACCCCGACTGGCACGGGCACGCATCTGCGCATGGAGCAGGTCGGCTTCCGCACCGATCAGGAGCCGTACTACCGCGGCGCCACGGTGGGCTGGAAGCGCAACTTCACCGCCCTGGAGCAGCTGCTTTCGCGGATCGATTGA
- a CDS encoding ArsR/SmtB family transcription factor, whose protein sequence is MSASHDILFRTLADPTRRAIFERLCRQGEQTVGALTAQAGVSQPAVSKHLGVLKEAGLVRDRHEGRQTHYSAQLKALAPLMDWTRHMAGFWESRFDDLEELLKRMDQ, encoded by the coding sequence ATGTCGGCCTCGCACGATATACTGTTCAGGACGCTTGCCGATCCGACACGGCGCGCCATCTTCGAACGTCTCTGCCGCCAGGGCGAGCAGACGGTCGGTGCCCTGACCGCGCAGGCCGGCGTATCGCAGCCGGCGGTGTCGAAGCATCTCGGCGTCCTCAAGGAGGCGGGCCTAGTGCGCGACCGCCATGAGGGCCGCCAGACCCATTACAGCGCCCAGCTCAAGGCGCTGGCGCCGTTGATGGACTGGACGCGCCACATGGCGGGGTTTTGGGAAAGCCGGTTCGACGATCTGGAGGAACTGCTCAAAAGGATGGATCAATGA